Proteins encoded by one window of Sorex araneus isolate mSorAra2 chromosome 3, mSorAra2.pri, whole genome shotgun sequence:
- the TBKBP1 gene encoding TANK-binding kinase 1-binding protein 1 isoform X2, translating to MESMFEDDISILTQEALGPGEVWLDAPEDPSLGGDMCSASHFALITAYGDIKERLGGLERENATLRRRLKVYEIKYPLINDFGEEHSFSLYEIKDGSLLEVEKVSLQQRLNQFQQEKNKEQEEQLREVIQAYEKLCVEKSDLETELSEMRALVETHLRQICGLEQQLRQQQGLRDAPFSSRSPPPAATPPCAELDVHYLALRGGSGLSHAGWPGPAPSVSELERRRLEEALEAAQGEARGAQLREEQLQAECERLQGELKQLQETRAQDLASNQSERDMAWVKRVGDDQVNLALAYTELTEELGRLRELSALQGRILRTLLQEPARSGGQRHSPLSQRHSPGPQCPSPSPPARAAPPGPPCQSPGPQRRSPAPPCPSPQQRRSPVPPPCQSPSPQRRSPAPPPPGPAPPPAERPYAKPPSHHAKAGFQGRRSYSELAEGAGYAGAAPAWLQAEAATLPKPRAYGGELYGAGRPLSPRRAFDGLRLRFEKQPSEEEEWAVPTGPPSPDVGTIRCASFCAGFPIPESPAATAYAHAEHAQSWPSINLLMETVGSDIRSCPLCQLGFPVGYPDDALIKHIDSHLENSKI from the exons ATGGAGTCCATGTTTGAGGATGACATCAGCATCCTGAcccaggaggccctggggcccGGCGAAGTGTGGCTGGATGCCCCTGAAGACCCCTCGCTGGGTGGGGACATGTGCTCGGCCTCCCACTTTGCCCTCATCACGGCTTACGGGGACATCAAGGAGCGGCTGGGCGGCCTGGAGAGGGAGAACGCCACGCTGCGCCGACGCCTGAAAGTCTACGAGATCAAG TACCCACTGATCAATGACTTTGGAGAGGAGCATAGCTTCTCCCTGTATGAAATCAAGGATGGCTCCCTGCTGGAGGTGGAAAAGGTCAGCCTGCAGCAGCGGCTCAACCAGTTCCAGCAGGAG AAGaataaggagcaggaggagcagctcCGGGAGGTGATCCAGGCCTACGAGAAACTGTGTGTGGAGAAGAGTGACCTGGAAACGGAGCTGAGCGAGATG CGGGCCCTGGTGGAGACCCACCTACGGCagatctgtgggctggagcagcagctgcGGCAGCAACAAGGCCTGCGGGACGCGCCCTTCTCCAGCCGGAGCCCACCGCCcgccgccaccccaccctgcgcAGAGCTGGACGTGCATTACCTGGCCTTGAGAGGGGGGTCCGGCCTGAGTCACG CCGGCTGGCCGGGCCCTGCACCGAGTGTGAGCGAGCTGGAGCGGAGGCGGCTGGAGGAGGCTCTGGAGGCTGCCCAGGGAGAGGCCCGGGGAGCGCAGCTGCGCGAGGAGCAGCTCCAGGCCGAGTGCGAGCGGCTGCAGGGGGAGCTGAAGCAGCTGCAGGAGACCCGGGCCCAG GATCTGGCTTCCAACCAGTCGGAGCGGGACATGGCCTGGGTGAAAAGAGTCGGGGACGATCA GGTGAACCTGGCGCTGGCGTACACGGAGCTCACGGAGGAGCTGGGCCGGCTGCGGGAGCTGAGCGCGCTGCAGGGGAGGATCCTGAGGACGCTGCTGCAGGAGCCGGCGCGGAGTGGCG GCCAGAGGCACTCGCCGCTGTCGCAGCGCCACTCGCCCGGTCCCCAGTGCCCCTCGCCGTCCCCGCCGGCCCGAGCggcgcccccgggccccccgTGCCAGTCCCCCGGGCCCCAGCGCCGCTCGCCCGCGCCCCCGTGCCCCTCGCCCCAGCAGCGCCGCTCGCCGGTGCCGCCGCCCTGCCAGTCGCCCAGCCCGCAGCGCCgctcgcccgcgcccccgccgcccggcccggccccgccgcccgccgagcGGCCCTACGCCAAGCCGCCCAGCCACCACGCCAAGGCCGGCTTCCAGGGCCGCCGCAGCTACTCGGAGCTGGCCGAGGGCGCGGGCTACGCGGGCGCCGCGCCCGCCTGGCTGCAGGCCGAGGCGGCCACGCTGCCCAAGCCGCGGGCCTACGGCGGGGAGCTCTACGGCGCCGGCCGGCCGCTCAGCCCGCGGCGCGCCTTCGACGGCCTCCGCCTGCGCTTCGAGAAGCAGCCGTCCGAGGAGGAGGAGTGGGCCGTGCCCACCGGCCCGCCCAGCCCCGACGTGGGCACCATCCGCTGCGCCTCCTTCTGCGCCGGCTTCCCCATCCCTGAGTCGCCCGCCGCCACCGCCTACGCCCACGCCGAGCACGCGCAGTCCTGGCCGTCCATCAAC CTCCTGATGGAGACCGTGGGGTCCGACATCCGCAGCTGCCCCCTCTGCCAGCTGGGTTTCCCCGTTGGATACCCCGATGATGCCCTCATCAAACACATTGACTCCCACCTGGAGAACAGCAAGATCTAG
- the TBKBP1 gene encoding TANK-binding kinase 1-binding protein 1 isoform X1 yields MESMFEDDISILTQEALGPGEVWLDAPEDPSLGGDMCSASHFALITAYGDIKERLGGLERENATLRRRLKVYEIKYPLINDFGEEHSFSLYEIKDGSLLEVEKVSLQQRLNQFQQELQKNKEQEEQLREVIQAYEKLCVEKSDLETELSEMRALVETHLRQICGLEQQLRQQQGLRDAPFSSRSPPPAATPPCAELDVHYLALRGGSGLSHAGWPGPAPSVSELERRRLEEALEAAQGEARGAQLREEQLQAECERLQGELKQLQETRAQDLASNQSERDMAWVKRVGDDQVNLALAYTELTEELGRLRELSALQGRILRTLLQEPARSGGQRHSPLSQRHSPGPQCPSPSPPARAAPPGPPCQSPGPQRRSPAPPCPSPQQRRSPVPPPCQSPSPQRRSPAPPPPGPAPPPAERPYAKPPSHHAKAGFQGRRSYSELAEGAGYAGAAPAWLQAEAATLPKPRAYGGELYGAGRPLSPRRAFDGLRLRFEKQPSEEEEWAVPTGPPSPDVGTIRCASFCAGFPIPESPAATAYAHAEHAQSWPSINLLMETVGSDIRSCPLCQLGFPVGYPDDALIKHIDSHLENSKI; encoded by the exons ATGGAGTCCATGTTTGAGGATGACATCAGCATCCTGAcccaggaggccctggggcccGGCGAAGTGTGGCTGGATGCCCCTGAAGACCCCTCGCTGGGTGGGGACATGTGCTCGGCCTCCCACTTTGCCCTCATCACGGCTTACGGGGACATCAAGGAGCGGCTGGGCGGCCTGGAGAGGGAGAACGCCACGCTGCGCCGACGCCTGAAAGTCTACGAGATCAAG TACCCACTGATCAATGACTTTGGAGAGGAGCATAGCTTCTCCCTGTATGAAATCAAGGATGGCTCCCTGCTGGAGGTGGAAAAGGTCAGCCTGCAGCAGCGGCTCAACCAGTTCCAGCAGGAG CTGCAGAAGaataaggagcaggaggagcagctcCGGGAGGTGATCCAGGCCTACGAGAAACTGTGTGTGGAGAAGAGTGACCTGGAAACGGAGCTGAGCGAGATG CGGGCCCTGGTGGAGACCCACCTACGGCagatctgtgggctggagcagcagctgcGGCAGCAACAAGGCCTGCGGGACGCGCCCTTCTCCAGCCGGAGCCCACCGCCcgccgccaccccaccctgcgcAGAGCTGGACGTGCATTACCTGGCCTTGAGAGGGGGGTCCGGCCTGAGTCACG CCGGCTGGCCGGGCCCTGCACCGAGTGTGAGCGAGCTGGAGCGGAGGCGGCTGGAGGAGGCTCTGGAGGCTGCCCAGGGAGAGGCCCGGGGAGCGCAGCTGCGCGAGGAGCAGCTCCAGGCCGAGTGCGAGCGGCTGCAGGGGGAGCTGAAGCAGCTGCAGGAGACCCGGGCCCAG GATCTGGCTTCCAACCAGTCGGAGCGGGACATGGCCTGGGTGAAAAGAGTCGGGGACGATCA GGTGAACCTGGCGCTGGCGTACACGGAGCTCACGGAGGAGCTGGGCCGGCTGCGGGAGCTGAGCGCGCTGCAGGGGAGGATCCTGAGGACGCTGCTGCAGGAGCCGGCGCGGAGTGGCG GCCAGAGGCACTCGCCGCTGTCGCAGCGCCACTCGCCCGGTCCCCAGTGCCCCTCGCCGTCCCCGCCGGCCCGAGCggcgcccccgggccccccgTGCCAGTCCCCCGGGCCCCAGCGCCGCTCGCCCGCGCCCCCGTGCCCCTCGCCCCAGCAGCGCCGCTCGCCGGTGCCGCCGCCCTGCCAGTCGCCCAGCCCGCAGCGCCgctcgcccgcgcccccgccgcccggcccggccccgccgcccgccgagcGGCCCTACGCCAAGCCGCCCAGCCACCACGCCAAGGCCGGCTTCCAGGGCCGCCGCAGCTACTCGGAGCTGGCCGAGGGCGCGGGCTACGCGGGCGCCGCGCCCGCCTGGCTGCAGGCCGAGGCGGCCACGCTGCCCAAGCCGCGGGCCTACGGCGGGGAGCTCTACGGCGCCGGCCGGCCGCTCAGCCCGCGGCGCGCCTTCGACGGCCTCCGCCTGCGCTTCGAGAAGCAGCCGTCCGAGGAGGAGGAGTGGGCCGTGCCCACCGGCCCGCCCAGCCCCGACGTGGGCACCATCCGCTGCGCCTCCTTCTGCGCCGGCTTCCCCATCCCTGAGTCGCCCGCCGCCACCGCCTACGCCCACGCCGAGCACGCGCAGTCCTGGCCGTCCATCAAC CTCCTGATGGAGACCGTGGGGTCCGACATCCGCAGCTGCCCCCTCTGCCAGCTGGGTTTCCCCGTTGGATACCCCGATGATGCCCTCATCAAACACATTGACTCCCACCTGGAGAACAGCAAGATCTAG